Proteins encoded within one genomic window of Naumovozyma dairenensis CBS 421 chromosome 6, complete genome:
- the NDAI0F01430 gene encoding cation diffusion facilitator family transporter (similar to Saccharomyces cerevisiae MMT1 (YMR177W) and MMT2 (YPL224C); ancestral locus Anc_6.248) — protein MIRVGIIQHLRLHTNYLNRSIISKAQQKAAFHAVPQLYFHETLLSFNEKKKISNPNLEKLNECFSTHDHIHMRESETETNDSFKLGTPPHKHTHKSGHTHSHEANPLLKLDVKEIKYNPGVRITWIGLASNVAMAVGKFVGGIVFHSQALFADSIHALSDLVSDFLTLFSVKLATTSKPNRNYPYGYGKVETVGSLAVSTILAMAGVSIGWTSLCSIVGPIVPHVITETITGYLGMSSHGHSHSIVPEGVTNINAAWIAGGSIVVKEWIFQATKKIAVQTNSNVLMANAWHHRIDSLTSLVALVAITGSYFLNIQSLDAIGGLAVSTLVVKAGGQGMYGAMKELIDQSLSVEDSRYIKVQSSIEESLAKLVSNNNSDKPYKIRELTVLSSGRNLRASVILEVPLQKWDNVLGIHEFENVSNHLRNALFKEVENLGKLDIEFVEEKSSTMDGQDTMMITDDATSDIPERHSHIHSHSELEDSHPQKH, from the coding sequence ATGATAAGGGTAGGAATCATTCAACATCTAAGGCTACATACCAATTATTTGAATCGAAGTATCATCTCAAAGGCACAGCAAAAAGCAGCATTCCATGCCGTTCCACAATTGTACTTCCACGAAACTCTCCTGAGCTTCAatgagaagaaaaagataagCAATCCCAACTTAGAGAAACTAAATGAATGTTTTAGTACACATGATCACATCCACATGCGTGAATCAGAAACAGAAACCAACGATTCATTTAAACTGGGCACTCCACCTCATAAGCACACTCATAAATCAGGCCACACACATTCACACGAGGCAAACCCATTATTAAAACTAGACGTAAAGGAAATCAAATACAACCCGGGAGTAAGAATAACGTGGATAGGTCTTGCATCTAATGTTGCAATGGCAGTAGGTAAATTCGTCGGAGGTATAGTATTCCATTCGCAGGCATTATTTGCAGATTCCATTCATGCTTTAAGTGATTTAGTTTCTGATTTCTTAACGTTATTCTCCGTCAAGTTAGCCACTACAAGTAAACCTAATAGGAATTATCCTTATGGGTATGGGAAAGTGGAAACTGTAGGGTCATTAGCTGTTTCTACAATCTTAGCAATGGCTGGTGTTTCCATCGGATGGACCTCGTTATGTTCCATTGTCGGACCCATTGTACCTCATGTGATTACAGAAACGATTACTGGATACTTGGGAATGTCAAGTCATGGTCATTCTCACTCGATAGTTCCTGAAGGTGTTACTAATATTAATGCAGCTTGGATTGCTGGTGGGTCTATTGTAGTGAAAGAATGGATTTTCCAAGCTACGAAGAAAATTGCTGTTCAAACTAATTCGAACGTGTTGATGGCAAATGCATGGCATCACAGAATCGACTCATTAACATCATTGGTTGCATTGGTTGCAATTACAGGAAGTTATTTCCTTAATATTCAATCTTTGGATGCTATCGGCGGTCTTGCTGTATCAACTTTAGTCGTTAAGGCTGGAGGTCAAGGAATGTATGGTGCCATGAAGGAGTTGATCGATCAATCTCTTTCTGTGGAAGATTCACGTTATATAAAAGTTCAATCTAGCATAGAGGAAAGTTTAGCTAAACTTGTgtccaataataatagtgatAAACCATACAAAATAAGAGAGTTGACTGTTCTGTCATCGGGACGTAATTTGAGAGCATCTGTAATATTAGAAGTTCCTTTACAAAAATGGGACAATGTGTTGGGTATTcatgaatttgaaaacgtTTCCAATCATTTACGTAATGCGTTGTTTAAGGAAGTAGAAAATTTGGGGAAATTGGATATAGAATTTGTTGAAGAGAAATCAAGTACTATGGACGGGCAAGATACAATGATGATTACAGATGATGCTACATCAGATATACCTGAACGTCATTCACACATTCATTCTCATTCTGAATTGGAAGACTCACATCCACAAAAACactaa
- the GRE1 gene encoding Gre1p (similar to Saccharomyces cerevisiae SIP18 (YMR175W) and GRE1 (YPL223C); ancestral locus Anc_6.246), which produces MANLFNKFQEKLHGDKDEEEEHQQQQQGGGQQQQYRQNQPSSTRSKHQYQTSQSGQGQPSSWGMNEAGDDEFNDTSLGGGSGGGGGGMRGAGGLGGRQRATHQGAGGFNTTTGQEYDFSSGQSQGLGQQEYGAGGDNAFRDDSNLGRGAGGGLMGEEEEEDEEQDDDFLSSGQRQKPSGGRYRSGQDTSYTSSMGGNRMSGNRGDNW; this is translated from the coding sequence atggctaacttattcaataaattccaagaaaaattacacGGTGATAAAGACGAAGAGGAGGaacaccaacaacaacaacaggGTGGAGgtcaacaacaacaatacaGACAAAACCAACCATCATCTACTAGATCCAAACACCAATACCAAACATCTCAATCTGGTCAAGGTCAACCATCCTCATGGGGGATGAATGAGGctggtgatgatgaatttaatgatacTTCTCTCGGCGGCGGTAGcggtggtggtggtggtggtatGAGAGGCGCTGGTGGTCTCGGTGGTCGCCAGCGTGCTACGCATCAAGGTGCTGGAGGATTCAACACCACTACTGGTCAAGAATATGATTTCTCATCGGGTCAATCTCAAGGCTTGGGTCAGCAAGAATACGGTGCTGGTGGTGACAATGCTTTCAGAGATGATAGCAATTTGGGTCGTGGTGCCGGTGGAGGTTTGATGGGTgaagaggaggaagaagatgaagaacaagatgaCGACTTCTTGTCCTCCGGTCAAAGACAAAAACCAAGTGGCGGTAGATATAGAAGTGGTCAAGACACTAGTTACACTTCTTCCATGGGAGGTAACCGTATGTCTGGTAACCGTGGTGATAACTGGTAG
- the FMP40 gene encoding Fmp40p (similar to Saccharomyces cerevisiae YPL222W; ancestral locus Anc_6.242), producing the protein MTERVSLLKALANSGSSKVIQKLTPDQTIPTISKAIELIENHDPTDKERVEKFHTPRYVSSGSHFSFTTPMKRSHYKPILVSKETLENDFQLDIENDPLIPKILSGEKIYYDEDKSIFPYSLAYAGYQFGSFAGQLGDGRVVNLFDYMNHTFQLKGSGKTPFSRFADGKAVLRSSIREFIISEALYNIGIPSTRAVQLTLLPGTKAIRDGSEPCALVCRVAPSWIRFGSFDLFKWKPNLVGLIKLTDYCIEDVFHNGEGFPKDIDLAKFNKDYFPDSKDEENISSSSLHEEKQDQEQKEGLTNYDQFFRHVVNLNAECVAYWQAYGFCNGVLNTDNTSIMGISLDYGPFSFLDKFEPDFTPNHDDYTKRYSFANQPSVIWWNLIQLAQDIAVLLGAGPKHINDILQMQNGEDIDKFDDDLEKEFVNRANNMIRLCSSEYKYRFTTKYADLMGKRLGIDLDLPKKLTNDVDLDKLSIEIQEFSTFIIDPLLEILQHTKIDYNNFFVNLQSYDGPFFVNDEGNLFNGLDEDFIKIFFKDEEMRKIKEFYEKASGDLNRTTSRDSGETRFLIRTMDKLKEWCISYCRLVPDAEIRKSVAKKKNPLFIPRSWIFEEVIDNLTLEQREKLDYPEADLDTSLLQKLHLMSLHPYDNTEWDDNLRAEVVERWTTLKHASRDDKNKFMKQLSCSS; encoded by the coding sequence aTGACCGAACGGGTATCACTCTTGAAAGCATTAGCCAATTCTGGATCATCAAAAGTGATCCAAAAACTCACACCAGACCAAACAATCCCTACCATATCGAAAGCCATcgaattaattgaaaaccATGATCCAACGGACAAGGAAAgagttgaaaaattccaCACACCAAGATATGTCTCATCAGGATCCCATTTCTCATTCACAACCCCCATGAAAAGATCGCATTACAAACCAATCTTAGTCTCCAAAGAAACATTAGAAAATGATTTCCAGTTAGACATTGAGAATGATCCTTTAATTCCAAAGATCCTAAGTGGtgagaaaatatattacgatgaagataaatcaatattCCCTTATAGTCTTGCCTATGCGGGCTACCAATTCGGATCCTTTGCTGGTCAATTAGGTGACGGTAGGGTAGTCAATTTGTTTGATTATATGAATCATACTTTCCAATTGAAAGGATCAGGGAAGACTCCATTTTCAAGATTTGCTGATGGTAAAGCTGTTTTGAGATCATCAATTAGagaattcatcattagtGAAGCCTTGTATAATATTGGAATTCCATCAACGAGAGCTGTACAATTGACTTTATTGCCTGGAACAAAAGCAATAAGAGATGGTAGTGAACCATGTGCATTGGTTTGTAGAGTGGCTCCTAGTTGGATACGATTTGGTagttttgatttatttaaatggAAGCCCAATTTGGTTGGTTTAATTAAATTGACTGACTATTGTATTGAAGATGTGTTTCATAATGGGGAAGGTTTCCCgaaagatattgatttagcaaaatttaataaagattATTTCCCTGATTCTAaggatgaagaaaatattagtTCGTCCTCATTGCATGAAGAAAAGCAAGATCAGGAACAAAAAGAGGGACTTACTAACTATGATCAATTTTTCAGACATGTGGTTAATTTAAATGCAGAATGCGTTGCATATTGGCAAGCTTATGGATTTTGCAATGGTGTTTTGAATACTGATAATACATCGATCATGGGGATTTCTCTGGATTATGGACCTTTTAGTTTCTTGGATAAATTTGAACCTGATTTCACACCAAATCATGATGATTATACTAAGAGATATTCCTTTGCCAATCAACCTAGTGTTATATGGTGGAATTTAATTCAACTTGCGCAAGATATTGCCGTTCTTTTAGGAGCAGGACCCAAAcatattaatgatattttacaaatgCAAAATGGtgaagatattgataaattcgatgatgatttagaaaagGAATTTGTCAATAGAGCGAATAATATGATAAGATTGTGTTCAAgtgaatataaatatagaTTTACCACAAAATATGCGGATTTAATGGGTAAAAGACTTGGAATAGATTTAGATTTACCTAAGAAATTAACAAACGATGTTGATCTTGATAAGTTAAGTATCGAGATTCAAGAATTTTCCACTTTTATCATTGATCCATTGTTAGAAATTTTACAACATACGAAGATTGATtacaataatttttttgttaatttGCAATCATATGATGGTCCCTTCTTTGTTAACGATGAAGGAAATTTGTTCAATGGATTAGATGAAGATTTTATtaagatatttttcaaagacGAAGAAATGAGGAAGATCAAGGAATTTTACGAGAAAGCTAGCGGTGATCTTAACAGAACCACATCTAGAGATTCAGGTGAAACACGGTTTCTCATTAGAACCATGGATAAACTGAAAGAATGGTGCATTTCTTATTGCAGGTTAGTTCCTGATGCGGAAATACGGAAATCAGTAGctaaaaaaaagaatcCACTTTTTATACCAAGAAGTTGGATATTTGAAGAGGTAATTGACAATTTAACCTTAGAGCAAAGAGAGAAATTGGATTACCCCGAAGCTGATTTAGATACATCTCTATTACAAAAACTTCATTTAATGAGTCTACATCCTTATGACAATACTGAATGGGATGATAATTTAAGGGCAGAAGTGGTTGAAAGGTGGACGACTTTAAAACATGCTAGTAGAGATGATAAGAATAAGTTTATGAAACAATTAAGTTGCTCCAGTTAG